In one Bacillus thuringiensis genomic region, the following are encoded:
- the yqeH gene encoding ribosome biogenesis GTPase YqeH produces the protein MTETIKCIGCGVEIQTENKNEVGYAPASSLEKEQVICQRCFRLKHYNEIQDVSLTDDDFLRILNGIGKSDALVVKIVDIFDFNGSWLPGLHRFVGNNKVLLVGNKADLIPKSVKHDKVKHWMRYSAKQLGLKPEDVFLISAAKGQGIAELAEAIEYYRGGKDVYVVGCTNVGKSTFINRMIKEFSDETENVITTSHFPGTTLDLIDIPLDEESSLYDTPGIINHHQMAHYVGKQSLKLITPTKEIKPMVFQLNEEQTLFFSGLARFDYVSGGRRAFTCHFSNRLTIHRTKLEKADELYKNHAGDLLSPPTPEELENMPELVKYEFNIREPKTDVVFSGLGWVTVNEPGAKIVAHVPKGVSVSLRKSLI, from the coding sequence TTGACTGAAACAATTAAATGTATTGGTTGCGGTGTAGAAATTCAAACAGAAAATAAAAACGAAGTGGGGTATGCTCCTGCCTCATCTTTAGAAAAAGAACAAGTCATTTGCCAACGCTGTTTTCGCTTGAAACATTATAACGAAATTCAAGATGTATCGTTAACAGATGATGACTTCCTACGCATTTTAAATGGAATTGGAAAATCAGATGCATTAGTAGTCAAAATTGTAGATATTTTTGATTTTAATGGTAGCTGGTTACCTGGCTTACATCGTTTCGTAGGAAATAATAAAGTATTACTTGTTGGAAATAAAGCTGATTTAATTCCAAAGTCAGTAAAACATGATAAAGTAAAGCATTGGATGCGCTATAGTGCAAAGCAGCTAGGATTAAAACCAGAAGATGTCTTTTTAATTAGTGCAGCGAAGGGACAAGGAATTGCTGAACTAGCAGAGGCTATTGAGTATTATCGCGGCGGCAAAGATGTTTATGTTGTTGGATGTACGAATGTAGGGAAATCGACATTTATTAATCGTATGATTAAAGAATTTAGTGATGAGACTGAAAATGTAATTACAACATCTCATTTCCCAGGAACAACACTTGATTTAATTGATATCCCGTTAGATGAAGAATCTTCTTTATATGATACGCCAGGTATTATTAACCACCATCAAATGGCTCACTATGTTGGAAAACAAAGCTTAAAGCTTATTACACCAACAAAAGAAATTAAGCCGATGGTGTTCCAATTAAATGAAGAACAAACATTGTTCTTTAGTGGACTGGCACGTTTTGATTATGTAAGTGGCGGTCGTCGTGCATTTACTTGTCACTTCTCGAATCGTTTAACAATCCATCGTACAAAGCTTGAGAAAGCAGATGAATTATATAAAAATCATGCTGGAGATTTACTAAGCCCGCCAACACCAGAAGAATTAGAAAATATGCCAGAGCTAGTGAAATACGAGTTTAATATTCGTGAACCAAAAACGGATGTTGTATTCTCTGGATTAGGATGGGTTACTGTGAACGAACCGGGAGCAAAAATTGTTGCACACGTACCAAAAGGAGTAAGTGTTTCATTGCGTAAATCTTTAATTTAA
- a CDS encoding YqeG family HAD IIIA-type phosphatase, with product MKLFLPNEYVKNVYHVQPEDLKKRGIKGVITDLDNTLIEWDRPNATPQLEKWFLEMKEQGIQVTVVSNNNEQRVKDFADPLGIPFIHSARKPFVRAFKRAIQEMRLQPDEVVVIGDQLLTDVLGGNRVGLHTILVVPVAQTDGLVTRFNRKIERRIMKNMKKKGLINWEE from the coding sequence TTGAAACTATTTTTACCAAATGAATATGTAAAAAATGTATATCATGTTCAACCAGAAGATTTAAAAAAACGTGGGATTAAAGGCGTTATTACTGACTTAGATAACACTTTAATTGAATGGGATCGTCCTAATGCAACGCCGCAACTTGAAAAATGGTTCTTGGAGATGAAAGAGCAAGGCATCCAAGTAACGGTCGTTTCAAATAATAATGAGCAACGTGTGAAAGATTTTGCTGATCCATTAGGTATTCCATTTATTCATAGTGCACGTAAACCATTTGTTCGCGCATTTAAGCGTGCGATACAAGAGATGCGTTTGCAGCCAGATGAAGTTGTAGTAATTGGAGATCAGTTACTGACTGACGTGCTTGGTGGAAACCGAGTAGGCCTTCATACAATTTTAGTTGTACCGGTGGCACAAACGGACGGATTAGTAACGCGCTTTAATCGAAAAATCGAACGAAGAATTATGAAAAATATGAAGAAAAAAGGTTTAATTAACTGGGAGGAATAA
- a CDS encoding phosphatidylserine decarboxylase translates to MRRTLYRLMIELTNGRFTSYILRKFAQSRLSSIIIPSYAKVFQINQDEMEKGLKEYRTLHELFTRKLKEGKRSIDADASSIVSPVDGVFADHGPIEDTKTFDIKGKRYSIVDMLGNEERAQRYAGGTYMVIYLSPSHYHRIHSPLSGSVTERFVLGRKSYPVNAAGMEYGKEPLSKNYRSVTEVSSDGEHMALVKVGAMFVNSIELLHERDTVQKGEEMAYFTFGSTVVLLFEKDMIEVVQELKSGQELRLGEKIATRLAHK, encoded by the coding sequence TTGCGACGTACATTATATCGACTTATGATAGAACTTACAAATGGTCGCTTTACTTCTTATATATTACGTAAATTTGCACAATCTCGTTTGAGCTCTATCATTATTCCATCGTATGCGAAAGTTTTTCAAATTAATCAAGATGAGATGGAAAAGGGTTTGAAGGAATATAGAACATTGCATGAATTATTTACGCGTAAGCTAAAAGAAGGAAAGCGTAGTATTGATGCAGATGCATCGAGTATCGTTAGTCCTGTTGATGGTGTTTTTGCAGATCATGGTCCTATTGAGGATACAAAAACATTTGATATTAAAGGAAAGCGTTATTCGATTGTGGATATGCTAGGTAATGAAGAACGTGCACAGCGATATGCAGGTGGTACATATATGGTTATTTATTTAAGCCCAAGTCATTATCATCGTATTCATAGTCCGCTTTCTGGTTCTGTGACTGAAAGATTTGTACTCGGTAGAAAATCATATCCGGTAAATGCAGCTGGTATGGAATACGGGAAAGAACCACTGTCAAAAAATTATCGTTCTGTTACAGAAGTAAGCAGTGATGGCGAGCATATGGCTCTTGTAAAAGTAGGTGCCATGTTTGTTAATAGTATTGAGCTTTTGCATGAGAGAGACACTGTTCAAAAAGGTGAAGAAATGGCATACTTTACATTTGGTTCAACAGTTGTGTTATTGTTTGAAAAAGATATGATAGAAGTAGTGCAGGAATTAAAGAGTGGACAAGAGCTTCGTCTTGGTGAAAAAATAGCTACTCGCTTAGCTCATAAATAA
- the aroE gene encoding shikimate dehydrogenase, giving the protein MKQLYGVIGNPIGHSLSPVMHNDAFEHLNMDAHYHAFLVKEEELGEAVRGLKALGISGFNVTTPHKVAIMDYLDEIDPLAKQIGAVNTVVHKGGKLIGYNTDGIGFVRALQSVSSEPLQEKRILLLGAGGASRAIYFSLADVGVKEIDVANRTVDKAKELIAACTATVHSVPLSLEKATEEQGNYDIIIQTTTIGMHPRVEHTPLQISSLKKGTIVSDIIYNPFETKILCEAKEQGAIIQNGIDMFVYQGALAFEMWTGHAPNIERMKQLVIRKLGG; this is encoded by the coding sequence ATGAAACAATTATATGGTGTAATCGGAAATCCAATTGGACATTCACTATCACCCGTTATGCATAACGATGCATTTGAACACTTGAATATGGATGCCCATTATCATGCCTTTCTTGTTAAAGAGGAAGAGCTAGGGGAAGCAGTAAGAGGTTTAAAAGCATTAGGTATTTCAGGATTTAATGTAACAACTCCGCACAAAGTTGCGATTATGGATTATTTGGATGAGATTGACCCGCTAGCAAAACAAATTGGTGCGGTAAATACAGTGGTTCATAAGGGTGGAAAGTTGATTGGCTACAATACAGATGGAATTGGTTTTGTCCGAGCATTGCAGTCCGTTAGTAGTGAACCACTTCAAGAGAAACGTATTTTATTGCTTGGCGCAGGTGGTGCTAGTCGAGCGATTTATTTTTCTCTTGCCGATGTAGGTGTGAAAGAGATTGATGTAGCCAATCGTACAGTAGATAAGGCGAAAGAACTTATTGCTGCATGTACGGCTACTGTTCATTCTGTTCCTTTATCTTTAGAAAAAGCAACAGAAGAGCAAGGGAATTATGATATTATCATTCAGACGACAACGATAGGTATGCATCCACGCGTTGAACATACGCCGTTACAAATTTCTTCGTTAAAAAAAGGGACGATTGTATCAGATATAATTTATAACCCATTTGAAACGAAAATTTTATGCGAGGCGAAAGAGCAAGGTGCAATCATTCAAAATGGTATTGATATGTTTGTTTATCAAGGTGCACTTGCGTTTGAAAT
- a CDS encoding sporulation histidine kinase inhibitor Sda, producing MKTKHMEQLSTELLTESYYKAKELKLNPDFILLIKQEIIRRSLEDKLVKSS from the coding sequence TTGAAAACAAAACATATGGAACAGTTATCCACTGAGTTACTCACTGAGTCTTATTATAAAGCAAAAGAACTAAAATTAAATCCCGACTTCATTTTACTTATAAAACAAGAAATCATTAGACGCTCATTAGAGGACAAGCTTGTCAAATCATCTTGA